The segment atgaatgtgtgtgtgaatgggtgagttgttccttgatgtaaagctctttgagtgcccTGAAGGATGAAAAGTCcaacataaaaatgtggccatttAGCATTTGCCATTTTCCCaacggtctcccatccaagctcTATCCAGGCCCATCCCTGCTTAACTTCTGAGATGAGACTAGATTAGGCATTAGACTAATTGATAAATCAATCATTAAtaaatcatccatccatctgtctTCTGCTTTATCCCAGATCTGGTTGCAGATTCAGcagtaaatgtaataataattgtgaccattttagaAGTAAAATCTGCCAAATCATGCATCATAATTGTGTTAAAGAGCTCACCAAAAGCTTCATATCACTAAAATTAGCCCTTAATGTCCTGAATGTACCTATGTCCTTTTCTAGACCCCTGGCATAGACTGGCATCAGACGGCACGAGTAGCGACTGtgggtttttgttttcatgCAAACTTCAATTACCACTGGCTCAAAGCGCTGGAGAGGATGCTGCCCGGGGGAGGAGCCAAGATGGTGACTGCAAAAGTGGTACTGGATCAGCTCATCGCGGCTCCTCTCACCATCAGCGCCTTTTATATCGGTATGTGAACAAAATACAGTGCAATAATTTTACactgcaacaaaaatatataaactacaCAAGTGTGATTCAGAATATGTAtctttttaaaagtatttttttcatttatatggCTAGATTTAAGAGGTGTACCAATGTTTCTGCTAGAGAGTcagcctgaaatgttccactatatggcataaattgatctccatggagacaagcagtatcatcaccaggccaagttataaacagatctgtggagtgacaACGCCACTTAGAGTAAGAATGCATctatttcaaggtatttttgagcaataaaaacacctggaacaATTGCAAGATacgtttaattccatactgtggaacattccaggtaaagtaataaattcttcatggagacaggtaggggtgtgcaaaaatatcaaaatatctaTATATtgtatcatttcatttaatgatacagAATTGATATCGTGGGCTGTTATATCAATATATCAccaagagtttttttttgttttttatatattttaccaaatgATTCTGTCACAGCACTACATTTTTggggcttgtttagaggaaagaaactcatttatgtagaacatttaacatttgattGACTGTTTTGCTACTTAAAAtcggtttatttcatattaattttggtttaacaaagactgtTATTATCACAGTTGTGATTTAGTAAATATATTGTGATCCATCAGAGCCATTAAATTGCACATGTTCCTGTTACATATAAATGTGGAGCTCATATGAGCTGCGGATGAGTAATACTGGCCAGTTTGATGTATTTTTCtagttggtaaaatgcacaaaataaaatgcacttatgttcattcatcttcaataaatggaggctaaataaaagacacaattaattaatatttattaatatattaatatttattttttggtgaaaatggggttgatcatCAAGTGTTCTGAAagccttttttatttttcattgaatCATATCAaatcgatttgaaatatatcgtgTCGTATTGTATCGAATCGACAGTGCACTGTATCGAGATATGTATCATATTGTGGCCTATCTATCATATCGGCAACTTCTTAATGACACCCAGCCCTAGAGACGGCCAAGTAGAGGACTCCTCATTAGAAAGgttgcatagtgcacatttgactttacttttctactttttgaGCCATTTCTGATACTTACGTACAGTCCCTATTGTTATGGCTATTTCCATACTCCACTCATTAAAAGCTTACATTGAAACCATTATGAAATACAACcaaacattataaatacatattCAATAGTCTATTTAGGATTCAAATAACTTTAACTAATGACAATATTCAATTTAGTATCAGCTCTttaaacacttttgtttttaggTTTGAGTTTTTTGGAAGACAAAGAAGATCCGCTTGAAGACTGGAGACAAAAATTCTTGACGTCGTACAAGGTTTACACACTATAAAATCGGTCAattctgtcatgataattactgttgttttatgttttgttttttttcttcaggctGGTGTTGTGTATTGGTCTACAATGCAGGTAAGACATCAGAACTAAGAAGTGACAGTGTTTATGCCGACAAGCTGAGATCAATAAAGGCTTATTCACTTTATGGTAACTCTACACAGACAGGCAACATGGCAGTCGTTTTATGATACACACTTTTCACTAAATGGTTCAAGATGTCACAtgctttttacttatttaattgCCCAAAATGTCACTTGTCCGTTTTATGATCGAGTGTTTGTGTGGTGCTGACTCCTCTTCATATTTGCAGAGTGAgtgagtgttttaaatgtgtatttttcaggCAATAAACTTCTCGCTGGTTCCTCCGGTGGCTCGCACTGTGTTTCTTGGAGGAATTGCTCTGACTTTCACCGTCTTTTTGTGTCACATGAAACGACAAGGAAAGCACAGCCAGTGAATTGTCTACCTGTGTATagtttatctgtttgttttgtttattttaatgtgtttatatGAGGCTTCACATCTGTCATTGTtatattgatttgttttactgttttacaaTGTCTGTTTTAATAAATGAGCCAAATGTAATCTGTAAGTATGCTAATATGGTCTCAATATTAATTAATGAATGAACAAGGCTGGCAGTTGTCTTAATCTCTagatagacttttttttttattatttacatctCTGTTCGTACATTTACATTGGGATGAGAATGGCTCAGGTGTTGACCTGGGACTATACccaaaataaagttatttttagatACCGAAACCACCTTAAATTAGGCTTTTGTGTCCTAGACCCTCCATTTAAAAGAATGATCTGGTTTGTGCAGTGACAGGACTGCAGGCCAGCCAAGAAAATGTGCCCCTAATAGGTTACTTAacaagtagtagaagtagtacagTGCTGTAGAATtttaaggtatctgtactttacttaagtacattttactgtggattctttttacttcactacatttgagagcaggtatctgcactttctactccactacattttttaactgcaCTGGAA is part of the Periophthalmus magnuspinnatus isolate fPerMag1 chromosome 16, fPerMag1.2.pri, whole genome shotgun sequence genome and harbors:
- the si:ch211-120k19.1 gene encoding mpv17-like protein, with amino-acid sequence MRRLWAVFKAHPYIGNVLGYTTLFASADLIQQSVLSDRPVSTSTTEETRAVGEKAISDTKTPGIDWHQTARVATVGFCFHANFNYHWLKALERMLPGGGAKMVTAKVVLDQLIAAPLTISAFYIGLSFLEDKEDPLEDWRQKFLTSYKAGVVYWSTMQAINFSLVPPVARTVFLGGIALTFTVFLCHMKRQGKHSQ